The Candidatus Deferrimicrobiaceae bacterium genomic interval CTCTTCGAAAAGTCCGCCGAGGTGAATCCCCTGGGGTCCTCCCTGATCGTCTATCCGAAACCGGGCGCAGTGGACGCCGAGCCCCCCGGCGCGGGACCGGGCGACCACTCCGGGGGAAGAGCCGCCCGGGGAAGGGAGGGCGCGTTGATCCGCGGCGCGAGGGACCATAACCCTTCCGATCCGGTCCGGGACATCCACTGGAAAGCGTCGGCGCGCCTGGGGAAATGGATGGTGAAGGAACGGGAGGCGGAACCCGCGCAGATCGTCGAACTCCACCTGCGCGTCCCCTCGCCTGCCGGGGAGTTCGAACGGCTCGTGTCGCGGGCTTGCGCCCTTCTCCTCCTGTGCGAACGGGAAGGGCTTCCGTACCGTCTCCGGATCGGGGACCGGGTCCTCGTCGACCTCGGGGACACCGACCGTCGAAGGAGAACCCTCTCGATCCTCGCGCGGGTTGCGCCGGACGGAACGCTTCCGCCGGCGGAGCAGGGGAAAAGACCGTGAGTCACACGGCAGAAAAGGGAAGGATTCCGGGAGCTCTCTGGTTCTCCCTGCGAGCCCACTGGGTCTTCGGGCTGATCCCGCTCGTCTTCCTCACGGAGATTTACCGCCTCGCGGTCGCCGGTGCGGCCGTTGCCTTCCTCGCCGGCGCGGTCCTGGACTGGACGGGTTCTCCGCGGAGGAGATGGCACAAGGGCGCCTCCCCCCTCCTGGTGGCGGGCGCCGCGGCCGCCGCCGCGGACCTCACCCTGGGAAGCGGGGATCTGCTCACCTCCGTCTCCCTTCTCGTGCTCGGTGTCCAGACCGTCAAGTTCCTCCTCCCCAAAACCCACGGGGACGGGTGGCAGCTGTGCGCGATCTCGTTCCTCGAGTTCCTCGCGGCGGCGGCGACCACCACGGAAATCTGGTTCGCCGCGTTCCTTTTCCTATTCCTGGGGCTGTCCGCCGGGGCCATGTGGGCCCTCCAGGTCGAGGAGTCGGCGGAAGCGGGAGGGACCACCATCCCCCGCGCGCACCCGAAGTTCGCCGTTCTCCTGCTCCTGCTGTCCGCGGTGGGCGGTTTCCTCATGGCGGCGCTCCTCTTCGCCGCCACTCCCCGCATCGGGATCGGCCATTTCATACGCCGCACGGGTCCCCGCACGGGGTTTACCGGATTCTCCGACGCGATCTCGCTCCGCGACGTCACCGCAGTCAAGACCGACCGACGGGTCGTCGCCCGGATCGAGTTCCCCGGCCAGACCGGGGAGGCTCCCTCATCCGGACTCTACCTGCGGGGAGCGACGTATGCGCGATTCGACGGAACGAGGTGGCTCCGGCCGGAGTCGCGTCTGGAAAGTGTCCCGAACGCCGGGCTGGCCTATTTTCTCCCCTCCCTGGCGATGGGACCGATGTCCTCCGCGGAGATCTTCCTCGAGCCGATGGGAACCTCCGCCCTTTTCGTGTACCCCGGGACGGTTTCGATCGAGGGGGTCCTGGGCGATCTCCGGACCGATGGCGCGGGGAACTACCGCCTGCCGGAGGGGCATTCGGCGATCCGTTACCGGCTCCGCTTTCCCGCCGGAAAATCCGTCCGATGGTACCGCACCGCCTACCCGTCCGGCTCGTACCTCGCAATGCCGCCCGATTCGGACAGGATCCGGGAGCTGGCGAGGCAGGTGACCTCCGGGGCGTCATCGGACGCGGAACGGGGCGAACTCGCGAAGCGGTTTTTCCTGTCGAATTTCCGGTACTCCCTGGTGGACGCCGCTTCTTCGGCCGAGGACTTCCTGTTCCGGAAAAGATCGGGGTACTGCGAGCATTATGCCGCCGGGCTGACCCTCCTCCTGCGCGCGGCGGGGGTCCCGGCGCGGGTCGCGGCCGGCTACTTGGGCGGCGAGTGGAACGA includes:
- a CDS encoding DUF58 domain-containing protein, producing the protein MKGFLRAFRPRRKFKITSPGKWFLLLTVGVGVAAINTGNNLLYLALSMNLSLILLSGILSEWCLRGLSVRVAHASEAFASRDSLLAVTCSAAGKWLPAFSVSVVPVLPGSGKTAWFPEIPPGGADTRVIPYRPERRGLIPSFACVVSTRFPFALFEKSAEVNPLGSSLIVYPKPGAVDAEPPGAGPGDHSGGRAARGREGALIRGARDHNPSDPVRDIHWKASARLGKWMVKEREAEPAQIVELHLRVPSPAGEFERLVSRACALLLLCEREGLPYRLRIGDRVLVDLGDTDRRRRTLSILARVAPDGTLPPAEQGKRP
- a CDS encoding DUF3488 and transglutaminase-like domain-containing protein, which produces MSHTAEKGRIPGALWFSLRAHWVFGLIPLVFLTEIYRLAVAGAAVAFLAGAVLDWTGSPRRRWHKGASPLLVAGAAAAAADLTLGSGDLLTSVSLLVLGVQTVKFLLPKTHGDGWQLCAISFLEFLAAAATTTEIWFAAFLFLFLGLSAGAMWALQVEESAEAGGTTIPRAHPKFAVLLLLLSAVGGFLMAALLFAATPRIGIGHFIRRTGPRTGFTGFSDAISLRDVTAVKTDRRVVARIEFPGQTGEAPSSGLYLRGATYARFDGTRWLRPESRLESVPNAGLAYFLPSLAMGPMSSAEIFLEPMGTSALFVYPGTVSIEGVLGDLRTDGAGNYRLPEGHSAIRYRLRFPAGKSVRWYRTAYPSGSYLAMPPDSDRIRELARQVTSGASSDAERGELAKRFFLSNFRYSLVDAASSAEDFLFRKRSGYCEHYAAGLTLLLRAAGVPARVAAGYLGGEWNDVGKYLIVRQSDAHAWTEAWIEGSWVTLDATPPMEEDSPFFSRTGRIGMYLDWGRQRWSKYVLNYSLEMQREAVSGGWFAMRRAGGQLREGIRNLAGDIVRVAVACGLAAAILLFGWRMFGGAPLRYRRGTKKGDPPLPGPYARLLRRLSSAGHRRSAGTPLEEMIMAAADRKTDLLPDAARFLSLYHRDRFGPRPLSAGESAEAGRLADLLRRELV